Genomic DNA from Chelonia mydas isolate rCheMyd1 chromosome 6, rCheMyd1.pri.v2, whole genome shotgun sequence:
TTCCGCTGTTCCTTCGCTCGCTGAACTGATTCCTGATATTCTTCAATTCCCTGTTGACAAGGAAACGAGGCAGAACCACTCGATCCTATTTTCCTTTAGCCACAAATTCAATACGCCCAAGATCAACTTCCCTTCCTCGCTGGGAATAGGCTGTCCTGGTCTGAGCCCCTTTAGACCAGTCTAGGCATCCATAGTTAACACATCACAACTTTTGTGCCTAGAGAGGAGCACAGCAGCAATATGAGCTCGgtcacctccctccagccctgaTTTTACCGAGGCTGTCAGAGCATGCTTTGCTGTGACCTCTCACACCTTTCCCGATGGGGATGGGGGTTCCCTCATTTTGTCATGTTTGCATCGGTGGTGGTTGTAGCTGAAACACCTTAAAACTACTGTAGGACAGAGTACTTTTTGGCCtagcatagaacccaggagtcctggctcccaggccccctgctctaacacagtagaccccacttccctcccagagccagagatagACTAGAGCATTCGGAGGCAGCATTGCCCAGTGTACAGGGTAATAGACCAGGGCTCAGGACACATGGggtctgttcccaactctgctacCGACTATTTGTGtcaccttggccaagtcatttcccctccctggtcctttgttttccctcccgCTCTTTGTCTGCCATTTCTCCTTGCTGTGAGCTCTTCGGGACAGTGACAGCTTCTCATTgagtgtctgggcagcacctggcacctggGAGCCCATGTCGGTGTAGCGCCCAGTGCAACGGGCTGCAGTCTTGGTCAGGAGGTCTGTGCAGGACCTAGTGTGATGGGGCCCCTATCTCAGTCAAGGACGGTCTGTGGAGTGCCAGGGTCCCCGATCTtgctcggggcggggggacgGCAAGGGGTCTGTGAAGTGCCCTGCCTCATGGAGGGCCCCAGTGTTGGTCAGGGTCTTTGTATAAAGCAATGGGGCCTGGAGAGACTCTCAACTGCCCTTCTGCTCTCCCACCAGAGCAATAAAATGTGGCCAAGGAAAAACGCTACCAAGACTGGCCATGAGGACGTCATGGTACCAGGTGAGTGAGGACGACTAGCCAGAGACCAAGCATCTGATCCTGCACAGAGCCAGccaaggggggagcaggggcaagaatggaggagctggaggggaaagtggggggagatagagaagaggaggagggggagctggggaacTTGAGGAGGGGGGAGCTAAAGGGGACAGAAGCCAGGCCTCAGCCCCCCCCAACAGGAGGtcacagctccccccacccttggaGTGGTGCAGGGGGAAATCTGGGGGGTTAGGCCTATAGGATCACcaggggtctcccatgggctaGTGTGCGCTCCCAGGCTAAGCGGGGTGAGTGTGGGCAATGACTTAGTTTATCCCCTGCCTTTCAGTGCAGTCCTGGCTGTCACTGGGCAGGGGGAGCGGTCCTGCTGAAATGACCCCCCGCTGGCTGGAGCGCTGGGTAGAACAATCCTTAGGGTCTCTCATCCCACCGGTCCCCAAAACACGTCCCAGACCCAGTTAACACAGGTATAACTCTGTGTTAGCAGGAGCGGGGCgcgtaagacacaggaggtaactgtcccactctactcggcactggggaggccccggctggagaactgtgtccaatcCTAGGTGCCGCGCTTAGCAGAGACgtgggcaaactggagagagttcagaggagagcagcaaaactgATGAGAGATTTAGAAACGCTGACCTGTGAGGCAAAGTTAGaataactgggcatgtttagtccggAGAGAAGTCGGAGCGGGGACcggataacagtcttcagatacgTCACGGGCTGTTATACAGAGgacggggatcaattgttcttcatggcCACAGAAGGCACGACAagatgtaatgggcttaattGGCATTGAGGgcaatttaggttagatattaggggaaCGTTTCTCACTCTAAGAGCggttaagctctggaactggCTTCCAAAGGAGGTCGTGGCATGCCCgtgacctaagttccctctaagccacGTGGCCGTGCAGCAGGCTATCTAGGGCCGCACGggggggagagatgcctctcccccgtccccgggctgctgcagtgagagagcgctggggggagtcctctctccttgGGGCAGccttggggcagcctgcaccccaaacccctcatctccgccccccccagagcccagcaccacaaccctctgccccagccctgagctccctcctgcaccctgaaccccgcATCCCCGGCTCCATCCCagaccccacatccccagccagagccctcaccccccccgcaccctgaccctctgccccagcccagagccccctcccatactccaaacccctctgccccacccccaccatccatcacctccatattggtgcacctctgggatggggcagctgTATATACACCCCACTGCCAGCCGCACAGCGCGACATGACTGGGGTGTTGGGACCAGCACCGACTGAAAGGGGAGAGCACCCctcactgagccccctgccgggctccctgcagcaccacaCCCCCTGCCGCCCTGCTGAGTCCAATGGCAGAGTCCCTCCCAGTGCTTTCCAGGGAGATCTCCCCTCCAAACCGCGACCCGGCCCACTTCTTCTTAGCATGAGACGGGCTAAACTCACAGCAGGGGTGGGAAATCTGTGGCCCTCCCCAAAAATCAATATCAGGTGATGGCTGTGATGGGAAGAGCCATAAAGCTGCAGAATAATACCCTTCCCCTGACCCCCTCTGCCTTTCCCAGTGGAGAAGGAGGATCTAACCCTGGACCCAGACACGGCCCATCCCGAGCTGGAGATCTCAGCGGACGGGAAGGAGGTGAAATGCGGGAGTTGCAAGAAGAACgtcagctgcagccccaggcaaTTCGACACGGCCAACTGCGTGGTGGCCCGGCAGAGCTTCAGCTCCGGGCGGCACTACTGGGAGGTGTTCGTGGGCCAGAAGCCGCGCTGGAACCTGGGCGTCGTCTCGGAGCGAGCGGAGAGACAGGGCAGATTGATCCAGAAGACCTCAGGGTCTGGTGAGGTCTGTGCCGAGGGCTACTGGCTGATCGGCTACGACAAGGAGAAGCCCAGGAAGCCATACTGGGCGTTTCATACCAACCAGATGCCCTTTGAGTGTAGCCCCCACCCTGAGACCATCGGGGTCTATCTCGATTACACGGCCGGGGAAGTGACCTTCTACAACCCCGAGGACCCCGATAATTTGATCCCCCTGTACTCCTTCTACAACGCTGCTTTCAAGAACGCCCCCGTCAAAGCTGCCTTCGAGGATGCCCCCATCTACCCCTTCTTCGACCCCTGCTGGCATGACAATGGGGTCAATGCCCAGCCCCTTAAAATCCTGTGAGTGGCTGATTTACTAGTGGGGGTGGGGACCAAAGCCACCCCAGCCTTGGGGCTACCAGCATATACCGCGGGCTAGCTAGCTTCACGGCACTGTTCTGAGAGCCACACTAACCTCACCCAGTGACCAGGCAAAGCCGGCACGGTTAGCTGAGACAGGCcgggggggttgggaaggggcagtgAAAAAGCAGCGAGCTAAGACCATGAGATACTCACTCGCTGCGGTATATtcaccctccttcccagagctatTGGAGGGGGTTTCCCTTCAgcaacaccccaccccctgccaaggCCTTTCCTCCAATGCGTTTGTTGTGAATAGGGTAAAAAATGTTTCTTACTATCACAGTATCTAGGTTACCCCTTCCAGAGCCAGAGAAGGAccccaggagtcttggctcccagcccctcacccctgctctaaccactagatcccactcccctccagcattggggagagaacccaggagtggATCCAGATTGCACCTGGTGTCGTCATTCTCACCTGACCAAAGTGCCCCTAAAGCGCCATCCAGAGCATAAATGAAGGGACAAGCTCGTGGGGAGGGgtgaattctgctctcagacagGCCGATATATGTCAGGAGTTACCCTATCAGGGACCTCAGGGCTGATTCTGCTCAGTGCAAATGAGGAGTAACTGTTGGACTCCCTACAATGTAAAGCCAGGGTAAAAGCGAGGACAGTGAGATTCGGTTTTGACACTGGATTTGATTTACACTGATCCAGAATGCACTGGCTGCCCTATCCCTTTCTACCACTGTCTGCAATCTGCTGTTGCCTCtcgctgctccagcccagggcttgTGCTTCTCTGaggattttattttactttgctcaataaagaaaaatatttgccgTCATTCCCCAGAATCCTGagttgtgactcagtttctccatccaGATCCCTGGGAATCTGGAGCCTGCGGAGACCTTTCCTCGGGTTAACCCTTGTGCTGCTGCAGATGTATACTGTGCTGGGGTCCCCCGGgcacaacctggaactggggtaccactttGCCCTCTTAACTCTCCaccctgggctgtctctcacagtgctttgctagtgacaaggaGCAAACCCCTCCgggcactgtgatcactcagccatcagcatgtggagccccacaacCAACTGAGTTGCATGAaggctccctgagccactcacgaatcacacagagaaaggcaccagccaattcccccagctccacagccttgcaccccagagctataccatcttgccctggttaGAGGCCTGATGAGTGTAAGTATTTAACCcagtccatccctccctccatgtggAGAGGACACGAACTAGCCTTTGTAGcctgcagggccatccctagctactctggggccctacacagcccccccaTGGGGAGGGGCAAGCCTCTgtggggggaagcgggggaggggcaggccccaggcctccatggggggTGAGGAATGGGCCCCACACCTCCGCGGGGGGGTAGGGGAGCAGGCCCCAGGCTTCCACAGGGGTGAggtggggctggcttggggagcaggggggaaccACCTCGCAGCACTCATCagccgccggtgagtgcaggccaggCCCTGccgcagtcctcaggggagtgggggccgggcaggggcgggaagaggacGGGCAGGGGCTGGATCAGCAAGCAGCTGCGCAGGGCGCCAGGAAATGTGGTGTCCCAAATTTCGTGGTGATCTATGCAGCTGTgtgctttgcatatgggtaaggatggccctgggaacctgagctgagatttcctaaGCACTTCCCGctaaacacactgttttaggtaaaatataaaacagattaattAACTCCAGAAAGACAggctttaagtgattataagcggtaggcacaaaaggtcagcgatagttaccaaagaaaataaaaggtaagtgcCCCCTCTAAATCTTCAACCTTATTACACTGggcagtatttggatcaagcgattttctcaccccactggatgttacagttcttCAGACACAGGCCTCTCTCtcaagcctgggaccagtctcctcagtttaAGTTTTCGTCTTCTCACTGTTCTTGCTGCTTTCagagtaggtgggggaggagaaaggccaaggcatGCTGCCACTGTCCCCtcttttataccctcagtccacgGGCCTAGAAGACActtgcccagacatgtcctgatgggctttgctgagtcacagggttGAGCAATCCCCCTGGTGATCTTGTGCTACTCAGTCAAAGGGTTGAGCagtccccattgtgtggtgcttgggcagctgtcattgaattgtaaccCCCTTGATCACAACTCCCCCGCTGACTAATAGTCGGTTAATACCCTCCCGGGAGCGGTTAGCGATAGAGACTCTCAAATTTACAGTGTATTTAAGAAACAACCATACAGCAAATtaaatctcataacttcacacACACTAATGACATACATATCTGGACAGAAGAACGGgcttcagcagatcatgacctttcataagATATCGTACAtggctttgtatgaaatatcacagcCGTATATAAGTGATGAAAAAGGGGGTTACAGAGTGCTACTGTGAGGTCCCGCTTGTCACATATACACAGCTGTAAATGAGGCCTTCGACTCAAGTCCTCTCCCATAATCCCTTCTCCCTTCTCCCGAATTTCCAACATCCGCATGCTGAGTCCAGGCTGGCAACGCCCTGGCTGCAGAGCCTCAGCTGCCACAGGTTAGTCAATATTAACAAGGGATGGTGTTAAACTCTCAGAACCCGTTTACAGGCTAACCAAAATCCCGTCCATGTTGTTTTTCTGTATACATAGTCCTCTGTATCTAGGAAGCTGAATAGTTCTGTCCTTCAGTTGAACCTAGTGAGGGAAAGGAAAACTCCTATTCCCCTGCACGGACTACCCTTCCCCCCGCATTAGCCATTCActgcagcttctggcaaactttGTTAAAACCATTCTGAATTTTGCTCCCGAAAAGGGCGAGTGGAGGCTGTGCACACGCCGGGGATCACCAGCAAGTGACTTAGATGTTTCTGTTGGGGAGTGCTGTATCTCAGGAACCTGGTGGTCAATTGGCCCCACATTTGGCTCTCTGaccatcccctgcacccccaagAGGCACCCCCAATGCCAAAACTATCCACGCAACCATGCGGATTGGAGAGCACATGGAGCAGTCCGGCTTTAAATAGAAAGCTGGTCTTGGCCTTACCTCTAGCCGCACGGGGGctcccctctcacacacagaAGAGAGTCTGTTACCttgcagctccccagctctgtcCTCTCCCCCAGGGACACAGGGCAGCTTGAGAAAGGAGGGGAATTCTCACTGCAATGCAGAAGGCGACGGTCACCCTAAATATAGCCCTGAGTCGGGGGTCTGGCTCTGACCTGGATACACTGCGTAGGAAGGACGGGAGGTGGAATAAGGAAAGGGGGGGTGGTAAGCAGAACCAGCTGGAAAATAATTACTTTTCTTGTggaaatgttgaatttttttttctcttcttgaaATTTCCCACCAAAATGTTGCAGTTTTTTATGACAAAGCGAAACAAACTAACGGTGTGGCTGGAAACCAGCCCATTTGGTGGCTTTTGGCTTCTGCAGAAAATGGAAACTCTggatgaagaaaaatatttcaatggaaaaactcccacgtGCTCTAGTACTCGGCTTTGGATGATGGCCCGAGCTGGGGGGAGCGGTTATGTCTCTCCACCTCAATAGGGCACTAACCCGATCCCATCCCTCTTCTGAGCACTCCCTCCCCGCATCACAAACACCCTGACTGacacctaactctcccttgccTGGGAAACAGCTGTTAGCGAGGATGACAACATGCACCAACGTTTGGCAGACAGTGAAAGTTTGATCATGTGATTTACAGTAACCAGAGTGAAACTGGGGAAACCTCCCTAGTGGGGCCGGGGGAGACCGAGATGCAAATAGTTCAGGGGAGTCAGGTGCTATCCCCCCCTTCTTAGCCCATAGAGAGACTGTCATAGGACCTGGCCACCCCAGTGTGCCCTGTTCTGGTCACACATGGTGCTACAGGgaaccctgcctcagtttccttttccaAGGTGGGTCCCCTTGGCTTTCGCCACACTTATCAGTGAAGGTGATGTGGGTTGGCTCTCTGACCAAGTCCCTTAACAAATGTAACCTCTTGCGGGTAtggtgtattgaggactgtgttggaattgcaagctatcgcTTCAAGAGGAGGAGAGTTTGGGTCCTGCTTCCAGGCCTGGGGCTCTGGAGGGATGTGTGGGCTCTGGGTCTAGCAGCAgggtctgcagagagccagcctgGAGAAAGGTGGGCTGAGTGGTGGTCTAGTCCAGGGGTCATAAACATGTGGCCCACGGAGTTCTTTGCTGTGGTCTCTAAGCTCCCCGCTTCCCCCCCACGTGCTGCtctccactcctctgcctacctccagggaAGATACTGGGAGGTCTGAAGAGGAGGTTGAGGAGATATTGGGGGTCTCTGATGGGGGATGTCAGGGGGTTTCTGGGGTCAGATATTGGGTATCTTTGAGGGGGGATGTTGGGGATCTCTgaggggggaggttggggagATATTGGGGTCTCTGAGGGGGGTGTCGCAGGTCTCTGAGGTGGGAGGTTGGAGAGATATTGGGGATTTCTGAGGGGGGACGTCAGAGGGTTTCTGAGGTCAGATATTGGGGATCTCTGAGGGGGAGGTTGGGAAGATATTGGGGGTCTCTGAGGTCGAATATTGGGGAGTCTCTGAGGGGAGAGGTTGGGAAGATAttgggggtctctggggggtgTCACAGGTCTGAGGGGGAGATTAGGGAGATATTGGAGGTTTCTGAGGGGGGATGTTGGATAGATATTGGGCGTCTCTGATGGGGGATGTCAGAGGGTTCCTGAGGTTGGATATTGGGGATCTCTGAGCGGGGGAGGTTGGGGAGATATTGGAGGTTGCTAAGGGGGGATGTTGGAGAGATATTGGTGGGCTCTGAGGAGGGATGTTGAGGGTCTCTGAGGGAGAGTTTGGGGAGATATTGGTGGGCTCTGAGGAGGGATATCAGGGGGCTATTGGGGGGGGTTTCTCGGGGGCAACTGAGGAGGTTTTCATGGATACCTTTGCCCAGGGTAGGGGAGGGTCGGGGCATCACAACATAGGTGGGGTGtagatgggggcggggaagggaccCGATGCGGGGAGGGCTGTGTCTGTGATTTGGAAGAAAGGGGGGAGTTTTTCTTGTCCCCACACACTCCCTCCGCCTCCCTCTTCTGTTCCCCACCGGAGCTGGGTGAGTTCATTCTCACGGACACTGGTGTCATTTATGAGTGGTTATTAATTAGATttgtgaggaagaggaggtggagagGGAGGTCATAATAGCAGCAGGGAGCCCAGATCTGGCCCACGCTCCGGTGATCAGTAGGGACCCGGCAGGGGGGTACGGAGAGACATCAGGGTGAGGGGGGCTGAGTGAGGGATTGGGCCCAGCTCCCAGGGTCCCTGGGTGGGTAGcggtggggtggggtagagggAGGAGCTAACAAAAGCACCTCTGGGATCTTTTCCAAAGTGATTTGCAGCTGGCGTTTGGCCAGAACTGGCAAGCTGAACACAGGATTTCCTCTAAAGCAGGGGAAATTTTCCGGATATTTACAGTCTGTTACTGTACAGAGAGcgcactgataaagtttgcggatgacaccaagcggggaggggttgcaagtgctttggaggacaggatgaaaattcaaaatgatctggacaaacgaGAGAAATGATCCCATATCAGAGCAGAGCACAGAGGAAGAATCACTTCTGGTGTCCTGCTCACAacacatcccagaaggatgttgcctttttttgcagcagcgttaccctgttgactcatatttagcttgtgatccactgtgacccccagatccctgtcTGCAGCTCTCTTTCCTAGGCTGTCAttgcccattttgtatgcgtgcaagggattgttccttcttaagtgggggactttgcatttgtccttactgaatttcatcctatttacctccgaccatttctcctgtttgtccagatcgttttgaattttcatcctgtcctccaaagcacttacaacccctccccgCTTGGtgtcgtccacaaactttatcagtgcgCTCTCTGTGCCAGTAACAGACTGTAAATATCTGGAAAATTTCCCCTGCTTTCGAGGAAATCCCGTGTTCAGCCTGCCAGTTCTGGCCAAACGCCAGCTGCAAATCACTTTGGAAAAGATCCCAGAGGGGTTTTTGTTAGCTCCTccctctaccccaccccaccgCTACCCACTCAGGGACCCTGGGAGCTGGGCCCAATCCCTCACTCAGCCCCCCTCACCCTGATGTCTCTCCGTACCCCCCTGCCGGGTCCCTACTGATCACGGGAGCGTGGGCCAGATCTGGGCTCCCTGCTGCTATTACCCCCTCCCTCTCCGCCTCTGCTTCCTCACAAATCTAATTAACAACCACTCATAAATGACACCAGTGTCCGTGAGAATGAACTCACCCAGCTCCGGTGGGGAACAGAAGAGGGAGGCGGAGGGAGTGTGTGGGGACAAGTTAAACTCCCCCCTTTCTTCCAAATCGCAGACACAGCTCTGCCACATCgggtcccttccctgcccccatctaCACCCCACCTGTGTTGTGATGCCCCGACCCTCCCCTACCCTGGGCAAAGGTATCCATGAAAACCTCCTCAGTTTCCCCCgagaaacaccccccccaacAGCTCCCTGATATCCCTCCTCAGAGCCCACCAATATCTCCCCAACCTCTCCCTCAGAGACCCTCAACATCCCTCCTAAGAGCCAACCAATATCTCCCCAACCTCCCCCGCTCAGAGATCCCCAATATCCAACCTCAGAAACCCTCTGACATCCCCCATCAGAGACCCCCAATATCTCTCTAACATCCCCCCTCTGAAACCTCCAATATCTCCCCGACCTCCCCCTCAGAGACCTGTGACACccccctcagagacccccaaTATCTTCCCAACCTCTCCCCTCAGAGGCCCCCAATATCTTCCCTAATTCCCCCCTCAGAGACTCCCCAATAGTCGACCTCAGAGACCCCCAAAATCTTCCCATCCTCCCCCTTAGAGAT
This window encodes:
- the LOC119566507 gene encoding tripartite motif-containing protein 72; its protein translation is MAAPSNKMWPRKNATKTGHEDVMVPVEKEDLTLDPDTAHPELEISADGKEVKCGSCKKNVSCSPRQFDTANCVVARQSFSSGRHYWEVFVGQKPRWNLGVVSERAERQGRLIQKTSGSGEVCAEGYWLIGYDKEKPRKPYWAFHTNQMPFECSPHPETIGVYLDYTAGEVTFYNPEDPDNLIPLYSFYNAAFKNAPVKAAFEDAPIYPFFDPCWHDNGVNAQPLKIL